A DNA window from Niabella yanshanensis contains the following coding sequences:
- a CDS encoding pyridoxal phosphate-dependent aminotransferase, whose product MKLSQLAETMPAPAPLAIGNAIRERINKGEQIYNLTIGDFSPLLFPIPQLLEDAIIEAYQNKQTNYPAPEGNADLREQLSAFIRHFQNLYYTPAEILVASGGRPLIFAAYQTIVDRGDKVIYPVPSWNNHYYVQLSGAQGCAIETSADNNFMPTAEDIRPHLKDAVLLALCSPQNPTGACYTQEQMKAISDMIVKENSRRGDDEKKIYVLYDHIYNLLVQNSAKHTDPVSVCPAMKAYTIFTDAVSKNFAATGVRVGWGYGPQEIIGKMKTVLSHVGAWAPMAEQKALAVFFNDLSGVEEYLYNFKRKIARRLEDIYTGLMALKQEGLPVEVIAPQASIYLTVKVDIPGDIFNELLDEGIAVIPFSAFGARKADQWFRLSVGTCRLEDIAPILQKFRKLLMRKVEMVH is encoded by the coding sequence ATGAAACTTTCACAATTAGCAGAAACGATGCCGGCCCCGGCACCACTGGCTATAGGTAATGCCATCAGGGAACGCATCAACAAAGGAGAGCAGATCTATAACCTGACCATTGGTGATTTTTCGCCCTTACTGTTTCCAATACCCCAATTACTGGAAGACGCGATTATAGAAGCTTATCAAAATAAGCAAACCAATTACCCCGCTCCTGAGGGCAATGCAGATTTGAGGGAACAATTGTCAGCCTTTATACGTCATTTTCAAAACCTGTATTATACGCCTGCTGAGATATTGGTAGCATCCGGAGGACGGCCGCTGATTTTTGCAGCTTATCAAACCATTGTTGACAGAGGCGACAAAGTGATCTACCCCGTTCCGTCCTGGAATAATCATTACTATGTGCAGCTGAGTGGTGCGCAGGGCTGTGCTATCGAAACTTCGGCAGATAATAATTTTATGCCGACTGCCGAAGATATCCGGCCGCATCTGAAAGACGCTGTTTTACTGGCCTTATGCTCGCCCCAAAATCCGACGGGAGCCTGTTATACACAGGAGCAGATGAAAGCCATCAGCGATATGATTGTTAAAGAGAATAGCAGGCGGGGGGATGATGAGAAAAAGATATATGTGCTGTATGATCATATTTATAATCTGCTCGTACAAAATTCAGCGAAGCATACAGACCCGGTTTCTGTTTGCCCGGCAATGAAAGCGTATACCATTTTTACAGATGCTGTAAGTAAAAATTTTGCGGCCACCGGTGTACGTGTCGGTTGGGGATATGGTCCGCAAGAAATAATCGGTAAAATGAAAACGGTCTTAAGTCATGTAGGCGCATGGGCGCCTATGGCCGAACAAAAAGCATTGGCAGTTTTCTTTAATGATTTGTCTGGTGTAGAAGAATATCTGTATAACTTTAAACGAAAGATCGCCCGCCGTCTTGAAGATATTTATACTGGTCTGATGGCATTAAAGCAGGAAGGGCTTCCGGTTGAAGTAATAGCGCCGCAGGCTTCCATTTACCTCACTGTAAAAGTAGATATCCCCGGTGATATTTTTAACGAGCTGCTGGATGAGGGCATTGCTGTGATCCCGTTTTCGGCCTTTGGTGCCAGGAAAGCTGATCAATGGTTCAGGTTAAGTGTGGGTACCTGCAGGCTGGAGGATATTGCTCCGATTCTGCAGAAATTTAGAAAGCTGTTGATGCGAAAAGTAGAAATGGTTCATTAA
- a CDS encoding GxxExxY protein: MDKIRYAYLANQIFIACLEIHKQLGPGLLESVYEFALVKELQLRHIFVQYQVKVLLMYKGHETGKDFYIDVLVENEIVREAKAVDLLHPVHQAQLLSYLKLFDKRLGFLVNFNVVLLKDGFKRMVNNY; the protein is encoded by the coding sequence ATGGATAAAATAAGATATGCGTATCTGGCCAACCAGATTTTTATTGCATGTCTGGAAATACATAAGCAATTGGGCCCTGGGTTGCTTGAATCCGTTTATGAATTTGCATTGGTAAAAGAGTTACAGCTTAGACACATATTTGTGCAGTATCAGGTGAAAGTTCTACTTATGTACAAAGGTCACGAAACAGGAAAAGATTTCTATATAGATGTATTAGTGGAAAATGAAATAGTTAGAGAAGCCAAGGCTGTTGATCTGCTTCATCCTGTTCACCAGGCACAGCTGTTGTCTTATCTTAAACTGTTTGATAAGCGACTGGGTTTCCTGGTGAATTTTAATGTAGTATTATTGAAAGATGGCTTTAAAAGAATGGTTAACAATTATTAA
- a CDS encoding flavin reductase family protein gives MILDLQQLSTIDKQYYLQHIIAPRPICFASTIDKAGRVNLSPFSFFNLFSTDPAIVVFSPSRRVRDNTIKHTLENVLEVPEVAINIVDYDMVQQTSLASCEYGKDISEFEKAGFAMQPAQLISPPLVKESKAKMECKVLEVKSLGDKGGAGNLVICEVLQIHLDESIVDGNGRIDQRKLKHVARLGGNWYCKVDETNLFEVEKPNVKLGIGFDALPESIRNSKVLTGNDLGILANVEILPQQQPEFSDTQFNLLLANATDRPEAIHQYAARLIAAGKIAEAWQVLLRSTVTHL, from the coding sequence ATGATCTTAGATTTACAACAACTCAGCACAATTGATAAACAGTATTACCTGCAGCATATTATTGCGCCGCGGCCCATATGTTTCGCAAGTACTATCGATAAGGCCGGCCGGGTTAATCTAAGCCCGTTTAGTTTTTTTAACTTGTTCTCTACCGACCCTGCCATAGTCGTGTTCAGTCCTTCGCGCAGGGTGCGGGATAATACTATTAAGCATACATTGGAAAATGTACTGGAGGTCCCTGAAGTAGCGATTAATATCGTCGATTATGACATGGTGCAGCAAACTTCTCTTGCAAGTTGTGAATATGGTAAAGACATTTCCGAATTCGAAAAAGCCGGTTTTGCCATGCAGCCCGCTCAGCTGATAAGCCCTCCGCTGGTGAAAGAAAGCAAAGCAAAAATGGAATGCAAGGTACTGGAAGTGAAATCCCTGGGGGATAAAGGAGGGGCCGGAAACCTGGTTATATGCGAGGTGTTGCAAATACATTTGGATGAAAGTATTGTGGATGGTAATGGCAGGATCGATCAACGGAAATTGAAACATGTAGCGCGTCTTGGCGGTAACTGGTATTGCAAAGTTGATGAAACCAATCTATTTGAAGTCGAAAAGCCTAATGTGAAGCTGGGCATCGGCTTTGATGCATTACCTGAATCTATCCGTAATAGTAAAGTGCTTACCGGCAACGACCTGGGCATTCTTGCCAATGTAGAAATACTGCCTCAACAACAGCCTGAATTTTCAGACACGCAATTCAATCTGTTGCTGGCTAACGCAACTGATCGTCCTGAAGCCATACACCAGTATGCTGCCCGTCTTATAGCCGCCGGGAAAATAGCAGAAGCATGGCAGGTACTGCTAAGATCTACGGTAACTCACCTTTAG
- a CDS encoding fumarylacetoacetate hydrolase family protein, with product MKLVSYMHNGHEQCGILLGQYIYPTSGMEMPGTMPGLLNQWEELYPRLMAVHDEIVSGKLWDRLGSDNVQLLAPVPHPASCRDGYAFRQHVAAARRNRKVPMIPEFDAYPIFYFTNHNSIQGPGAIRCMPDHFQKLDFELEAAIVIGKPGRNIKAADADKHIAGLMIMNDLSARTLQMEEMLLNLGPAKGKDFATVIGPWLVTLDELSDFEIAAKKNHTGKNWNLKMACSVNGVQVSEGNLGDMDWTFAEIIERASYGVDLYPGDVIGSGTVGTGCFLELNGTGKLNDPGYKEQWLQEGDEVVMEIEGLGVLKNTIIAERKDWSILAKKKW from the coding sequence ATGAAACTGGTATCTTATATGCATAACGGGCATGAACAATGTGGGATATTGCTGGGTCAATATATTTATCCAACAAGCGGGATGGAAATGCCCGGTACTATGCCGGGCTTATTGAACCAATGGGAGGAGTTGTATCCGCGCCTGATGGCTGTTCATGATGAAATTGTATCGGGCAAGTTATGGGACAGGCTCGGTTCGGATAATGTTCAGCTGTTAGCGCCGGTGCCGCACCCTGCCTCCTGCCGGGATGGGTATGCTTTCAGGCAACATGTAGCTGCCGCCCGCCGTAATCGTAAAGTACCCATGATACCGGAGTTTGATGCTTATCCCATATTCTATTTTACCAATCATAACAGCATTCAGGGCCCGGGAGCCATCAGGTGTATGCCCGATCATTTTCAGAAGCTTGATTTTGAACTGGAAGCAGCTATTGTTATCGGGAAACCCGGTCGTAATATCAAAGCAGCTGATGCTGATAAGCATATTGCCGGTTTGATGATCATGAATGATTTGAGTGCGCGTACGTTACAAATGGAGGAAATGTTATTAAACCTGGGACCTGCGAAGGGAAAGGATTTTGCAACGGTTATTGGGCCATGGCTGGTAACATTGGATGAGCTCAGCGATTTTGAAATAGCAGCCAAGAAAAATCACACTGGCAAAAACTGGAACTTGAAAATGGCCTGTAGTGTAAACGGTGTGCAGGTAAGCGAAGGGAATCTCGGTGATATGGATTGGACCTTTGCAGAGATCATTGAAAGGGCTTCTTATGGTGTGGATCTATATCCCGGAGATGTTATCGGGAGTGGTACTGTGGGCACCGGCTGTTTTTTAGAGCTCAATGGAACCGGGAAGTTGAATGATCCGGGGTACAAAGAACAATGGCTGCAGGAGGGCGATGAAGTGGTAATGGAAATAGAGGGGCTGGGAGTATTAAAAAATACTATTATTGCGGAGCGTAAGGATTGGAGTATCTTAGCAAAGAAGAAGTGGTAA
- a CDS encoding homogentisate 1,2-dioxygenase: MAHYYTLGKIPHKRHTQFRKPDGSLYSEQLFSTEGFSDDYSLLYHCHPPTQIIRTEPQVDVSPRIAEEKMLQHRSFEGFRIKPAKDFLESRVPVLVNNDCHIVLAAPQQGMWDYFYKNTDADELIFIHEGSGIVHTQYGELPFGYGDYIILPRGTIYQVSFNDENNRLFIVESFTPLRFPKRYMSRFGQLMEHAPYCERDIRPPQDLQTLDEKGDFMIKAKKKGMLYGLHYGTHPFDVVGWDGCCYPYIFSIHDFEPITGRVHQPPPVHQTFETSAFVVCSFVPRLFDYHPLAIPAPYNHSNIDSDEVIYYVDGDFMSRKHVTRGMITLHPAGIPHGPHPGAVEKSIGARETKELAVMVDTFRPLMLTQQALDIENDNYVMSWAE; the protein is encoded by the coding sequence ATGGCTCATTATTACACATTGGGGAAAATTCCTCATAAACGTCACACACAATTCAGAAAGCCCGATGGTTCGCTATATAGCGAACAGCTATTTTCTACAGAAGGTTTTAGCGACGATTACTCACTACTATACCACTGCCATCCTCCTACGCAAATTATCAGAACGGAACCCCAGGTGGATGTAAGTCCGCGGATAGCCGAAGAAAAAATGTTACAGCACCGCAGCTTTGAAGGTTTCCGTATTAAGCCTGCAAAAGACTTCCTGGAAAGCCGGGTACCGGTTTTGGTAAACAACGATTGCCATATTGTATTAGCAGCCCCTCAACAAGGTATGTGGGACTATTTTTACAAAAATACAGATGCAGACGAGCTCATCTTTATACATGAGGGAAGCGGCATCGTGCACACCCAATATGGTGAATTGCCTTTTGGTTACGGCGATTATATTATACTACCTCGTGGCACTATTTACCAGGTATCTTTTAATGATGAGAACAATCGCTTATTTATCGTAGAATCCTTTACACCGCTACGTTTCCCTAAACGGTACATGAGCCGCTTTGGCCAGCTGATGGAGCATGCTCCTTATTGTGAGCGGGATATACGCCCCCCGCAGGACTTGCAAACATTGGATGAAAAGGGCGATTTCATGATTAAAGCAAAGAAAAAAGGAATGTTATATGGATTGCACTACGGCACACACCCATTTGATGTAGTAGGCTGGGATGGCTGTTGTTATCCTTATATTTTCTCTATTCATGACTTTGAACCCATTACAGGTCGCGTGCACCAACCACCTCCTGTACATCAAACTTTTGAAACCAGTGCCTTTGTGGTATGCTCTTTTGTACCCAGGCTATTCGATTACCATCCTTTGGCCATTCCCGCGCCCTACAACCATAGTAATATTGACAGCGATGAAGTGATCTACTATGTGGACGGAGATTTTATGAGTCGCAAACATGTAACCCGGGGAATGATTACCCTGCACCCGGCAGGTATCCCCCATGGGCCGCATCCGGGCGCTGTTGAAAAAAGTATCGGGGCCAGGGAGACCAAAGAACTGGCGGTAATGGTCGACACTTTTCGTCCGCTAATGCTCACCCAACAGGCATTGGACATAGAGAATGATAATTATGTTATGAGCTGGGCGGAATGA
- a CDS encoding DUF4488 domain-containing protein: MNGTWKLVSAKNGSLPTANVAEVTPQVNYIKIFGPKHFVAVTYLNNGNVVRTIGGTYQLKKDQYTEDIVYADEKNNLQNTQSVFSIKLEKNKMYITGKIANGNLDLSEVWERVE; this comes from the coding sequence ATTAACGGAACCTGGAAGCTGGTTTCCGCCAAGAATGGCTCACTGCCAACAGCTAACGTTGCAGAAGTAACGCCGCAGGTCAATTACATCAAAATTTTCGGTCCTAAACATTTTGTGGCAGTTACCTATCTCAATAATGGCAATGTCGTTAGAACGATCGGCGGCACTTACCAGCTCAAAAAAGATCAGTATACAGAAGATATAGTTTACGCCGATGAAAAAAACAATCTTCAAAATACGCAATCTGTTTTTTCTATCAAGCTGGAGAAAAATAAAATGTATATCACCGGCAAAATTGCCAATGGCAATCTAGACCTTAGCGAAGTTTGGGAAAGAGTAGAATAA
- the hppD gene encoding 4-hydroxyphenylpyruvate dioxygenase, which produces MSNALLSAPAVADVVDFLPLEGTDYIEFYVGNAKQAAHFYKTAFGFQSLAYAGPETGVKDRASYAVRQNKLTLVFTTSLKGNNEISEHVARHGDGVKMLALRVQDATDAWRQTTQRGGKSFMKPVRLTDADGEIVMSGIHTYGDTVHLFIERKNYQGAFLPGYRKWESSYNPSETGLLYVDHCVGNVGWNKMNEWVRFYEEVMGFRNIISFDDNDISTEYSALMSKVMSSGNGFVKFPINEPAEGKKKSQIEEYLDFYNGEGVQHAALATNNIIETVTELQKRGVEFLKVPASYYDTLLDRVGEIDEDLLPLKELGILVDRDDEGYLLQIFTKPVEDRPTLFFEIIQRKGAKSFGKGNFKALFEAIEREQEARGNL; this is translated from the coding sequence ATGTCTAATGCATTACTGTCAGCGCCAGCTGTAGCTGATGTTGTTGATTTTTTACCGCTTGAGGGCACCGATTATATAGAGTTTTATGTAGGCAATGCCAAGCAGGCGGCTCATTTTTATAAAACCGCATTCGGGTTTCAATCGCTTGCCTACGCTGGCCCTGAAACAGGCGTAAAGGACCGCGCCAGCTATGCGGTTCGTCAAAATAAACTTACGCTTGTTTTTACTACATCGCTTAAAGGAAATAATGAAATAAGCGAACATGTGGCACGCCATGGAGATGGTGTAAAGATGCTGGCCCTGCGTGTGCAGGATGCTACAGATGCATGGAGACAAACTACACAAAGAGGAGGTAAGAGCTTTATGAAGCCTGTGCGCCTGACAGATGCCGATGGTGAGATAGTGATGAGCGGCATACATACGTACGGCGATACGGTGCATCTTTTTATTGAACGGAAGAATTACCAGGGCGCTTTTTTGCCTGGCTATAGAAAATGGGAATCGTCCTATAATCCGTCCGAAACGGGTTTATTATATGTCGATCATTGCGTAGGTAATGTGGGTTGGAATAAAATGAATGAATGGGTAAGGTTTTACGAAGAGGTAATGGGTTTTCGGAACATCATTTCTTTTGATGATAACGATATCTCTACCGAATATTCTGCATTGATGAGTAAGGTGATGAGTAGTGGTAATGGTTTTGTTAAATTTCCTATCAATGAACCTGCTGAAGGGAAAAAGAAATCCCAGATCGAAGAGTACCTTGATTTTTATAATGGCGAGGGAGTACAACATGCTGCCCTGGCTACCAACAACATTATTGAAACTGTTACGGAACTTCAGAAACGTGGAGTAGAATTTTTAAAAGTGCCGGCATCTTATTATGATACGCTGCTGGACAGGGTAGGCGAAATAGACGAAGATCTTCTGCCTTTAAAAGAGTTGGGAATTTTAGTGGACAGGGATGACGAAGGTTACCTGTTACAGATCTTCACAAAACCTGTTGAAGACCGGCCTACTTTGTTTTTTGAAATCATACAGCGTAAGGGAGCAAAGAGCTTTGGTAAGGGGAACTTTAAAGCTTTGTTTGAAGCGATTGAACGGGAGCAGGAGGCGAGGGGCAATTTATAG